A genomic window from Flavobacterium hankyongi includes:
- a CDS encoding DUF3467 domain-containing protein produces MSNQNPQQEGQINIELDEATADGIYSNLAIINHSNTEFVIDYINIMPGVPKAKVKSRIILTPQHAKRLVKALAENINRFESAHGEIKEIEQSPIPLNFGPTGQA; encoded by the coding sequence ATGAGCAATCAAAACCCACAACAAGAAGGACAAATAAATATCGAATTAGATGAAGCAACTGCAGATGGAATCTATTCTAATCTTGCTATCATCAATCATTCTAATACCGAATTTGTTATAGATTATATTAATATTATGCCTGGTGTTCCTAAGGCAAAAGTAAAATCAAGAATTATTTTAACACCACAACATGCCAAACGTTTAGTCAAAGCTTTGGCTGAAAATATAAATCGTTTTGAAAGCGCCCATGGTGAAATCAAAGAAATAGAACAATCTCCAATTCCATTGAATTTTGGGCCAACTGGACAGGCATAA
- the rpoC gene encoding DNA-directed RNA polymerase subunit beta' — protein sequence MMNRNKDKNTIKRFDKISIGLASPESILAESRGEVLKPETINYRTHKPERDGLFCERIFGPVKDFECACGKYKRIRYKGIVCDRCGVEVTEKKVRRDRVGHINLVVPIAHIWYFRSLPNKIGYILGLPSKKLDMIIYYERYVVIQAGIAKNAEGESLQKLDFLTEEEYLNIQDSLPMENQYLDDTDPNKFIAKMGAECIMDLLARVDLDALSYELRHAANNETSKQRKTEALKRLQVVESFREANLNRENLPEWMILKVVPVIPPELRPLVPLDGGRFATSDLNDLYRRVIIRNNRLKRLMEIKAPEVILRNEKRMLQESVDSLFDNTRKASAVKTESNRPLKSLSDSLKGKQGRFRQNLLGKRVDYSARSVIVVGPELKMYECGLPKDMAAELYKPFVIRKLIERGIVKTVKSAKKIIDKKEPVVWDILENVIKGHPVLLNRAPTLHRLGIQAFQPKLIEGKAIQLHPLTCTAFNADFDGDQMAVHLPLGPEAILEAQLLMLASHNILNPANGAPITVPSQDMVLGLYYMTKERLTTPELKILGEGLTFYSAEEVHIALNEGRLELNARVKIRAKDFNENGELVYKIIQTTAGRVLFNEVVPEAAGYINEVLTKKSLRDIIGKILAVTDVPTTAAFLDNMKDMGYKFAFKGGLSFSLGDIKIPDQKQSLIAEAREQVEVISMNYNMGLITNNERYNQVIDIWTSANAQLTELAMKNIREDQQGFNSVYMMLDSGARGSKEQIRQLTGMRGLMAKPKKSTAGGGEIIENPILSNFKEGLSILEYFISTHGARKGLADTALKTADAGYLTRRLHDVAQDVIVNQVDCGTLRGVEVTALKKNEEIVESLGERILGRVALQDVINPLTSDVIVAAGEQITEAIVREIEASPLERVEVRSPLTCEAEKGICAKCYGRNLATGKMTQKGEAVGVIAAQSIGEPGTQLTLRTFHVGGVAGGLSEESSIIAKFPGRLEIEDLKTVKGEDNEGNIVDIVISRSTELKLVDEKTGILLSTHNIPYGSSIFVADGQSVGKGDVICKWDPYNGVIISEFTGKVAYEDLEQGQSFMVEIDEQTGFQEKVISEGRNKKLIPTLLIYGKDGELIRSYNLPVGAHLMVEDGEKIKAGKILVKIPRRSSKAGDITGGLPRITELLEARNPSNPAVVSEIDGVVSFGKIKRGNREIVIESKFGEIKKYLVKLSNQILVQENDFVRAGMPLSDGAITPEDILRIQGPAAVQQYLVNEIQEVYRLQGVKINDKHFEVVIRQMMRKVQVQDPGDTLFLEEQLIHTKDFISENDKLYGMKVIEDAGDSVNLKPGQIVTARDLRDENSLLKREDKNLVVARDVITATATPILQGITRASLQTKSFISAASFQETTKVLNEAAVAGKVDKLEGLKENVIVGHRIPAGTGMRDYDNTIVGSKEEYDELMITKEEYNY from the coding sequence ATGATGAATAGAAACAAAGACAAGAATACCATTAAACGATTCGATAAAATTTCGATAGGTTTAGCTTCACCAGAATCCATTTTGGCAGAATCTCGTGGAGAGGTATTAAAACCAGAAACGATCAACTATAGAACGCACAAACCTGAGCGTGATGGTCTTTTCTGTGAAAGAATTTTCGGTCCAGTAAAAGATTTCGAATGTGCTTGTGGTAAATACAAAAGAATCCGCTATAAAGGAATCGTTTGTGATCGTTGTGGGGTTGAAGTTACTGAGAAAAAAGTACGTCGTGACCGTGTAGGACATATCAATTTAGTCGTGCCTATTGCACACATTTGGTATTTCCGTTCGTTACCAAATAAAATTGGTTATATCTTAGGCTTACCGTCTAAAAAGTTAGATATGATCATTTACTACGAGCGTTATGTAGTTATCCAAGCGGGTATTGCAAAAAATGCTGAAGGTGAATCATTGCAAAAATTAGATTTCTTAACAGAAGAAGAATACTTGAACATTCAAGACTCTCTTCCTATGGAAAATCAATATCTAGATGATACAGATCCAAATAAATTCATCGCTAAAATGGGTGCTGAATGTATTATGGACTTATTAGCTCGTGTAGACTTAGATGCATTATCTTATGAATTACGTCACGCAGCAAATAACGAAACATCTAAACAAAGAAAAACTGAAGCATTAAAACGTCTTCAGGTTGTAGAATCTTTCCGTGAGGCTAACTTAAATCGTGAGAACCTTCCAGAGTGGATGATTCTTAAAGTGGTTCCAGTTATCCCGCCAGAATTACGTCCGTTAGTGCCACTTGATGGAGGTCGTTTTGCAACTTCAGATTTAAATGATTTATACCGTCGTGTAATTATCCGTAACAATCGTTTAAAACGATTAATGGAAATTAAAGCACCAGAAGTAATTTTACGTAACGAAAAGCGTATGTTACAGGAATCTGTAGACTCGTTATTCGATAATACAAGAAAAGCTTCTGCGGTTAAAACAGAATCTAACAGACCATTAAAATCATTATCAGATTCATTAAAAGGTAAACAAGGGCGTTTCCGTCAAAACTTATTAGGTAAGCGTGTTGATTATTCAGCTCGTTCGGTAATTGTTGTTGGACCTGAATTGAAAATGTACGAATGTGGTCTTCCAAAAGATATGGCTGCTGAGCTTTATAAACCATTCGTTATTCGTAAGCTAATCGAAAGGGGAATTGTAAAAACAGTTAAGTCAGCTAAGAAAATCATCGATAAAAAAGAGCCTGTAGTTTGGGATATCTTAGAAAATGTAATCAAAGGTCACCCAGTATTACTTAACCGTGCTCCAACTCTTCACAGACTTGGTATTCAGGCATTCCAACCTAAGTTAATTGAAGGAAAAGCAATCCAATTACACCCGTTAACATGTACGGCATTCAACGCCGATTTCGACGGTGACCAGATGGCGGTTCACTTACCATTAGGACCAGAGGCTATTCTTGAAGCTCAATTATTGATGTTAGCATCTCACAATATCTTGAACCCTGCGAATGGTGCACCTATCACGGTTCCATCTCAGGACATGGTTCTTGGATTGTATTATATGACAAAAGAGCGTTTAACAACTCCAGAACTTAAGATTTTAGGTGAAGGTTTAACATTCTATTCTGCTGAAGAAGTACATATTGCTTTGAACGAAGGTAGATTAGAATTGAATGCTCGTGTTAAAATTAGAGCAAAAGACTTCAATGAAAATGGAGAATTAGTATATAAAATAATCCAAACTACTGCTGGTCGTGTATTATTCAACGAAGTAGTGCCTGAAGCAGCTGGTTACATCAATGAGGTATTAACAAAAAAATCGCTTCGTGATATCATTGGAAAAATCCTTGCAGTAACAGATGTTCCTACAACGGCAGCTTTCCTTGATAACATGAAAGATATGGGATATAAGTTCGCTTTCAAAGGTGGATTGTCATTCTCATTAGGTGATATTAAAATTCCAGATCAAAAACAATCATTAATTGCTGAGGCTAGAGAGCAAGTAGAGGTTATCTCTATGAACTATAACATGGGTCTTATCACTAATAATGAGCGTTACAATCAGGTTATTGATATTTGGACTTCTGCAAATGCTCAATTAACAGAGTTAGCAATGAAAAATATCCGTGAGGATCAACAAGGTTTCAACTCGGTATATATGATGCTTGATTCTGGAGCCCGTGGATCTAAAGAACAGATTCGTCAGTTAACCGGTATGCGTGGTTTGATGGCTAAACCTAAAAAATCAACTGCTGGTGGTGGTGAAATTATCGAAAACCCGATCTTATCGAACTTTAAAGAAGGTCTTTCGATTTTAGAATACTTCATTTCTACGCACGGTGCTCGTAAGGGTCTTGCGGATACGGCATTAAAAACGGCGGATGCGGGTTATTTAACTCGTCGTTTACATGATGTTGCTCAAGATGTTATCGTTAATCAAGTGGATTGTGGTACATTAAGAGGTGTTGAAGTTACAGCTTTAAAGAAAAACGAAGAAATCGTAGAATCTTTAGGAGAAAGAATTTTAGGACGTGTTGCATTACAAGATGTTATTAATCCTTTAACTTCTGATGTAATTGTAGCTGCTGGTGAGCAAATCACTGAGGCTATCGTTAGAGAAATCGAAGCTTCTCCACTTGAAAGAGTTGAAGTGCGTTCTCCACTTACTTGTGAGGCAGAAAAAGGTATCTGTGCTAAATGTTACGGACGTAACCTTGCAACAGGTAAAATGACTCAAAAAGGTGAAGCGGTTGGAGTAATTGCAGCACAGTCAATTGGTGAACCTGGTACACAGTTAACACTTCGTACGTTCCACGTTGGAGGGGTTGCTGGAGGTCTTTCTGAAGAGTCTAGTATCATCGCTAAATTCCCTGGACGTTTAGAAATCGAAGATTTAAAAACAGTTAAAGGTGAAGATAACGAAGGTAATATTGTAGATATCGTTATTTCTCGTTCAACAGAATTAAAATTAGTTGATGAGAAAACAGGAATCTTATTAAGTACACACAATATCCCTTACGGTTCTAGTATTTTTGTTGCTGATGGTCAATCAGTAGGAAAAGGAGATGTAATCTGTAAATGGGATCCTTATAATGGAGTTATTATTTCTGAATTTACTGGAAAAGTAGCTTATGAAGATTTAGAGCAAGGACAATCGTTCATGGTTGAAATCGATGAGCAAACAGGATTCCAAGAAAAAGTAATCTCTGAAGGAAGAAACAAAAAATTAATTCCTACTTTATTAATTTATGGTAAAGATGGTGAATTAATCCGTTCATACAACTTACCAGTAGGTGCACACCTTATGGTAGAAGATGGAGAGAAAATTAAAGCTGGTAAAATTTTAGTAAAAATCCCACGTCGTTCTTCTAAAGCAGGCGATATCACGGGAGGTTTACCAAGAATTACTGAGTTATTAGAAGCTCGTAATCCATCTAACCCAGCTGTTGTTTCTGAAATTGACGGTGTAGTTTCTTTCGGTAAAATTAAGAGAGGTAACCGTGAAATCGTTATCGAGTCTAAATTTGGTGAAATCAAGAAATATTTGGTGAAGTTATCAAACCAAATCTTAGTTCAGGAGAATGACTTCGTAAGAGCGGGTATGCCACTTTCTGATGGAGCTATTACTCCAGAAGACATCTTAAGAATTCAAGGGCCAGCGGCTGTTCAACAGTACTTAGTAAATGAAATTCAAGAGGTTTACCGTTTACAAGGGGTAAAAATTAATGATAAACACTTCGAGGTAGTTATTCGTCAAATGATGCGTAAAGTACAAGTACAGGATCCAGGAGATACTTTATTCCTTGAAGAGCAATTAATTCATACTAAAGACTTTATTTCTGAAAATGATAAGTTATACGGAATGAAAGTAATTGAAGACGCGGGTGATTCAGTTAACCTTAAACCAGGTCAAATTGTAACTGCACGTGATCTACGTGATGAAAACTCATTATTAAAACGTGAGGATAAAAACTTAGTAGTAGCTCGTGATGTAATTACTGCTACAGCGACTCCAATACTTCAAGGTATTACTAGAGCGTCGTTACAAACTAAGTCATTCATTTCTGCGGCATCGTTCCAAGAAACAACTAAAGTATTAAACGAAGCTGCCGTAGCAGGTAAAGTTGATAAATTAGAAGGTCTTAAAGAAAATGTAATTGTTGGTCACAGAATCCCTGCTGGTACAGGTATGAGAGACTACGATAATACAATTGTAGGTTCTAAAGAAGAGTATGATGAATTAATGATTACTAAAGAAGAATATAATTATTAA
- a CDS encoding peptide chain release factor 3: MSFIKEIQRRRTFGIISHPDAGKTTLTEKLLLFGGAIQEAGAVKSNKIKKGATSDFMEIERQRGISVATSVLAFNYKDKKINILDTPGHKDFAEDTFRTLTAVDSVIVVVDVAKGVEEQTEKLVEVCRMRHIPIIVFINKLDREGKDAFDLMDEVEKKLGLHVTPLSFPIGMGYDFQGIYNIWEKNINLFEGDSRKNIEETIAFEDVNNTELEKIIGEKPANKLREELELISEVYPSFDREAYLKGDLQPVFFGSALNNFGVRELLDCFIEIAPSPRPKDSDTREVKPDENKFSGFVFKIHANMDPKHRDRLAFVKIVSGTFERNKPYLHVRHGKNLKFSSPNAFFAEKKEIVDISYPGDIVGLHDTGNFKIGDTLTEGEQMSFKGIPSFSPEHFRYINNADPLKAKQLEKGVDQLMDEGVAQLFTLEMNNRKVIGTVGALQYEVIQYRLEHEYGAKCTYENFPAYKACWVKPEDPKNEEFAEFKRIKQKFLAKDKYGQLVFLADSDFSIQMTQSKYPSVKLFFTSEFE; this comes from the coding sequence ATGAGTTTTATTAAAGAAATACAACGCAGAAGAACTTTCGGTATTATATCGCATCCCGATGCAGGTAAAACTACTTTAACTGAGAAATTACTTTTATTTGGAGGTGCTATACAAGAAGCTGGTGCAGTGAAAAGTAATAAAATCAAGAAAGGTGCGACTTCCGATTTTATGGAAATTGAGCGTCAAAGAGGTATATCGGTTGCTACTTCGGTATTGGCTTTTAATTATAAAGACAAAAAAATAAATATTCTTGATACACCTGGTCACAAGGATTTCGCAGAAGATACTTTTAGAACATTAACGGCTGTTGACAGCGTAATTGTAGTTGTTGACGTCGCTAAAGGTGTTGAAGAGCAAACTGAAAAACTAGTGGAAGTTTGTCGTATGCGTCATATTCCTATCATCGTTTTCATCAACAAATTAGACCGTGAAGGTAAAGATGCCTTTGACTTAATGGATGAAGTTGAAAAAAAGCTTGGATTGCATGTTACTCCATTGAGTTTCCCTATAGGAATGGGATATGACTTTCAAGGTATATATAATATTTGGGAGAAAAATATCAACCTTTTTGAAGGAGATAGTCGTAAAAACATAGAAGAAACTATTGCTTTTGAAGATGTTAACAATACTGAACTAGAAAAGATTATTGGTGAAAAACCAGCAAACAAATTAAGAGAAGAATTAGAGCTAATTTCTGAAGTATATCCCTCTTTTGACAGAGAAGCCTATTTAAAAGGTGATTTGCAACCAGTTTTCTTCGGCTCTGCATTAAATAACTTTGGGGTTAGGGAGTTATTAGATTGCTTTATTGAAATTGCACCTTCTCCCCGACCTAAAGATTCAGACACACGAGAAGTAAAGCCAGATGAAAATAAATTCTCTGGATTTGTATTTAAAATTCATGCAAATATGGATCCTAAACATCGTGATCGACTGGCTTTCGTGAAAATTGTTTCTGGAACATTTGAAAGAAACAAGCCTTACCTTCATGTACGTCACGGAAAGAATTTAAAATTCTCGAGCCCTAATGCCTTTTTTGCAGAGAAGAAAGAAATTGTTGACATTTCTTACCCTGGTGATATTGTAGGCTTACACGATACAGGAAACTTCAAGATTGGAGATACTTTGACTGAAGGTGAGCAGATGAGTTTTAAAGGAATTCCAAGTTTCTCTCCAGAACATTTCCGTTATATTAACAATGCAGATCCTTTAAAAGCGAAACAATTAGAAAAAGGAGTTGATCAGTTAATGGATGAGGGTGTTGCTCAGCTATTTACATTAGAGATGAATAATCGTAAAGTAATTGGAACTGTAGGAGCACTTCAATATGAAGTAATTCAGTATCGTTTAGAACATGAGTACGGAGCTAAATGTACTTATGAAAATTTCCCTGCTTACAAAGCTTGCTGGGTAAAACCGGAAGATCCTAAAAACGAAGAATTTGCTGAATTTAAACGTATTAAGCAAAAGTTTTTGGCTAAAGATAAATATGGACAACTTGTTTTCTTAGCAGATTCTGATTTTTCAATTCAAATGACGCAAAGCAAATATCCAAGTGTGAAGCTGTTCTTTACATCGGAGTTTGAATAG